The genomic interval GTAGTGGTGGCGCAGGCGGTGAAACAGCTCGGCGGCCAGACGGCGCTTGTTCGGCCCCATGGCCTCGGTGTTCCACTCGGGATCGTCCGGATAGTCGAAGGCGACGAAGGTCGGCTCGCCGCCCATGGTCAGGCGCACGTCGCCGCGCGACAGGTCGGCATCGACCTGGCGGCCGAGCGCGAGGATCGCCCGCCACTGCTCCTCGCTGTAGGGCCTGGTCACCCGCGGCGCTTCCCAGATGCGCTCGACGCGCATCTCGTGGGAGAACTCGCACTCGCACTCGTCGACCAGGCCGCTGACCGGCGCCGCCGAGGACGGCTCGGGGCTGCACGCCAGCGGGATGTGGCCCTCGCCGGCGAACAGCCCGCTGGTCGGGTCGAGGCCGATCCAGCCGGCGCCCGGCAGGTACACCTCGCACCAGGCGTGCAGGTCGGTGAAGTCCACCTCGGTGCCGCTGGGGCCGTCGAGCGACTTCACGTCGGGCTTGAGCTGGATCAGGTAGCCGGAGACGAAGCGCGCCGCCAGGCCCGTGTGGCGCAGCAGCTGCACCAGCAGCCAGGCCGAATCGCGGCAGGAGCCGGAGGCCTTCTCCAGGGTCTCCTCGGGCGTCTGCACCCCCGGCTCCATGCGGATCAGGTAGCGCACGTCGCGCGCCACGCGCTGGTTCAGGGCGACCAGAAAGTCCACGCTGCGGGTCGGCGTCAGGTCGATGCCGGCCAGGTAGCGGGCGAACAGCGGCGTCGCCGGCAGCTTCACCCGATAGGGTGCCAGCTCGCGCTGCTCGCCCTCGGTGTAGTCGAAGGGAATGGTCTCGGCGTAGGGCTCGAGGAAGAAGTCGAAGGGGTTGAACACCGCCATCTCGGCGACCAGATCGACCTCGACTTTCAGCTCGCGGGTCTTTTCCGGAAACACCAGACGCGCCAGGTAGTTGCCCTGCGGGTCCTGCTGCCAGTTGATGAAATGCTCGCCCGGCGCCACCTTCAGCGCATACGAGAGGATGCGGGTGCGGCTGTGGGGTGCCGGACGCAGACGGACGATCTGCGGCCCCACGTTGACCAGCCGGTCGTAGCGATAGTGGGTGACATGGTGCAAAGCGACATGAATCGACAAGGCGGGCCTCCTGCGCGGCCAGAGCGATGACAGATGGGAAAGATGTTAGCAACTCTCATACCTACATCTTTATGTCAACGCGGGGGACTTTACGCCCCCTTTTGGGTCTGCGAATGGCAAAACGGCGCCCCGCGTGAGCCAAAAAAGTGCATGGCTCCGCGTCCTGATCCGCCTGCCGGGAAACCGGCCGAATTCTAGCAGGCGTCCCGAAGCCCGCATCGGCGTTCCGACAAAGCTGCCTGTCCCCTATGCCGTGCGCCGAAATCCCCCCGCTATAATCGCCGCCCCAGCCGAGCCACTCACGAACCATGCCAGACGTCCTACCTCTCAGCGGCCCGCGACTGCTCGAACGCTTCCGCGCCCTCGACGACTTCCTGCTCGCCCACCAGGACCTCTGGCGGCCGCGGCCATTCAACTTCCTGCAGCTGCCCTGGGAAGCACGGCACCCCGAACTGGCCGCCTGGCTGCGCCGACGCTCCCTGGAAGACGCCGAGGCCGCCCATAACCACCCCGAACACCTTGCCGCCCCCGCGCCCTTCGGCACACTGGCCGCCACCTCGCTCGCCCTGAGCGAAACCGGCGAGCTGCCCACCACGGAGCAGCCCCGAGCCCCGGAGCGCTTCGCGGTCGACGTGCCGGGGCGCAAGTGGCAGCAGATCCGCCACTTCGCCAGCCGCCTGCAGTTCGCTACCCCGCCTGCCCACTGGCTCGACTGGTGCGCCGGCAAGGGCCACCTCGGCCGCGCCCTGGCCCACGACGGCACGCCCCTGACCTGCCTGGAATACGACGCCGAACTGGTCGCCTCCGGCCAGGCGCTTAGCGACCGCCTGCAACTGGCGGCCGAACACCGCCTGCAGGACGTGCTCGCCGCCGACGCCGCCGACCGGCTCGACGCCCGCCACACTCCGCTGGCGCTGCATGCCTGCGGCGAACTCCACGTGCGCCTGCTGCAGCTGGCCAGCGCCGCCGGCTGCCGGCAACTGGCGGTGGCGCCCTGCTGCTACAACCGCATCGACAGCAAGGACTACCGGCCGCTGTCCGCCGCCGCCCGCGCCTCGCCGCTGCGGCTGTCCCGCGACGATCTGCGCCTGCCGCTCAGCGAAACCGTCACCGCCAGCGCCCGGGTGCGCCGCCAGCGCGACCAGTCGATGGCCCGCCGCCTGGCCTTCGACCTGCTGCAGCGGGAACTGCGCGGCGTCGACGCCTACCTGCCGACCCCCTCGCTGCCCCTCGCCTGGCTGCAGAAGGACTTCGCCGACTACTGCCGCGAGCTCGCCGCCCTCAAGGACCTTCCCGCCCCCGCCCCGCGCGACTGGCAGGCCCTGGAAGCCCGCGGCTGGCAGCGCCTGGCCGAAGTGCGCAACCTCGAACTGCCGCGCGCCCTGTTTCGCCGCCCGCTGGAGCTCTGGCTGCTGCTCGACCGCGCGCTCTACCTGGAGGAACAGGGCTACCAGGTCCGCCTGGGCCGCTTCTGCGTCCCCCGGCTGACCCCGCGCAACCACCTGCTGCTGGCCGAACGGGTTACCCACACCGCCTGTGGATAACTTTGTTGATGATTTCCGGAAAAACTTGCCCGCAGCCCATCGATGGCGCCATCCGGAGCACTGCTCGCTTTTCGACCAAAAACCAAAAATCCTGAAAAAACAGTTGTTTGCAAAAGCGACCAAAAGTCGCATGGTCTTGCCTGTCAAAAGGCTTGCCAAGCGCCGCCGATGTGAATAAACGCAACGGCAACGCCCCGCTGCCTCACGCCGCCTGCAGCCAATCATTTACTCGGCAAACCAAACGGCTATAATAGCCGCCCTCCCCCGCCGGTATAGCTCAGCAGGTAGAGCAACTGACTTGTAATCAGTAGGTCTCGGGTTCGATTCCTGATGCCGGCACCAGTTAAATCAACGACTTAGGCTCGCAGCGATGCGGGCCTTTGTTGTTTCTGGGGCCTGATACCCTGTTTTGGTCACAGCTTTGGTCACAGCTTCTCGGGCGGTTGAACTGCTCGACCGCAATCTCTCCACACGGATGACTCCCTGCTGGCGCTGGTGATCGCCTTCACTCCCTCGCCTCAGGGTGGTGGTCCGCCAATGGTGGATGACGTTTCCGCCGCTGGTGGTGATTCGATGATCGGCACCAGGGGGCGGCAATTCACCGGCCCCTCGCGTGCGTGCGCGTACTGGTCGCGAAAGTCCGGCACGGTGATCGGTCGGTAGGGTCAGCCTCGCTCCTCAAAAGTGAGGAGCCAGCCTGTACCTCGGGAGGCTACCTGCTTGGCAAGGGGGCCTCAGATCGGGGCATCCTTCCAGGCGATCATCCATCAGCAGCCGGCGCGCCGAATATCTCCCGACTTCTCCCGACTTCTCGGGCGATCACCAGGCGAGCGCGGGCAGGTAGATCGGCTGAACTTCCAGCCGATGGCCGAAACCGCCATGGCGGTGGTTTGAGCATCCGAGCATGGTCCAATTCTGGGCCATCCTCCCCATACGGGGGAAAGGAGGCGCGCTCAGTGAGACGATTTGGCCTCAGTGAGACAGATCGGTCTGTTTCGGCTCGGCTGGTCCGAGTCGGGTTAGTTGGTCTGTTTCGACTGCTCCCGACTGCCTCAGACAATCATGATAATTTCGGTAGCTTGCTCGCCTGCTGGGACTTGTAGGGACACAATTTGAAAATATTACGATCTTCTCGTTTTATTGCGGCGGGCCTGCTCTGCGGGCTGCTGGTCACTCCCCTTGCTAGCGCTGACCCCTTGCAGTTCGCATTGGTCGCCAAGCGGATTGATCATGATTTCTTCATCTCGGCCGCCAAGGGCTGCGCTGAGGCTGCCCAGGCCCAGGGCGATACCTGCCTGTTGTTGGGTGCTTCGGGGGCGTCGCATTTTCGCCGGCAA from Azotobacter salinestris carries:
- a CDS encoding methyltransferase: MPDVLPLSGPRLLERFRALDDFLLAHQDLWRPRPFNFLQLPWEARHPELAAWLRRRSLEDAEAAHNHPEHLAAPAPFGTLAATSLALSETGELPTTEQPRAPERFAVDVPGRKWQQIRHFASRLQFATPPAHWLDWCAGKGHLGRALAHDGTPLTCLEYDAELVASGQALSDRLQLAAEHRLQDVLAADAADRLDARHTPLALHACGELHVRLLQLASAAGCRQLAVAPCCYNRIDSKDYRPLSAAARASPLRLSRDDLRLPLSETVTASARVRRQRDQSMARRLAFDLLQRELRGVDAYLPTPSLPLAWLQKDFADYCRELAALKDLPAPAPRDWQALEARGWQRLAEVRNLELPRALFRRPLELWLLLDRALYLEEQGYQVRLGRFCVPRLTPRNHLLLAERVTHTACG